In the genome of Drosophila pseudoobscura strain MV-25-SWS-2005 chromosome 3, UCI_Dpse_MV25, whole genome shotgun sequence, one region contains:
- the egg gene encoding histone-lysine N-methyltransferase eggless, with protein MASESAAMDILDSAEASLNVAPTALVEKEKKVQPATDETTPEKKAKMEIDAEMKDLTNDIPNSRKSQEKDPDALEDAKDPEADSSIELLCSPTPAEATDVDAMASKTESDNSVELLESPLKSPSSNDVNDEELLPLEEKEKPGPAKELEPKESEPDSKESSKSEALADSSIELISSPTSDDSLAKEKEVEVKEEHGQQAEAQVLQEIPRKADDSFKLQDDIAMEEDVPVPRSKAMQESKETQKTSKTTTKLEPLVDSIKDAIEDLEIGSPPKEAEEKSKTDFAWDGRISYNKDCINCNCKRLKKQYVLACVAILNFYKVPRKLKRSQYVCLDCYDTAVEMYEEYAGLLLAKQPLLLREFKQEQADFVTLDSSDEEEDEKTPEKPEFSKNVLDLIENELEDAIKKTLNKVEFSNQFNWSKTILQAKIERLAKEFEEVDLQLAQVQGLADKMHCSVYNSCQVVHKQLPPLDLHQNICPSDYKRLQQLPAAGDIVRPPIKIGETYYAVKNKAIASWVSVSVMEICDTTTGGGVTVKAYKIKYQHMPYPMMKTVAAKHLAYFDPPTVRLPIGTRVIAFFDGTLVGGKEKGVVQSAFYPGIIAEPLKQNNRFRYLIFYDDGYTQYVHHSDVRLVCQASEKVWEDVHPASRDFIQKYVERYAVDRPMVQCTKGQSMNTESNGTWLYARVIEVDCSLVLMQFEADKNHTEWIYRGSLRLAPVFKETQNSLNADCAIHQMRVPRRTEPFIRYTKEMESSNMQVDQQIRAIARKSTSKSGSPASTAAPPTGSSSSSAVRHLNNSTIYVDDDTRPKGQVVHFTAKRNMPPKIFKSHKCNPGCPFPMMHRLDSYSPLSKPLLSGWERMFMKQKTKRTVVYRGPCGRNLRNMAEVHTYLRLTNNVLNVDNFDFTPDLRCLAEYYIESTIVKEADISKGQEKMAIPLVNYYDNTLPPPCEYAKQRIPTEGVNLNLEEEFLVCCDCEDDCSDKESCACWQLTVTGVRYCNPKKPIEEIGYQYKRLHEGVLTGIYECNSRCKCKKNCLNRVVQHSLEMKLQVFKTSNRGWGLRCVNDIPKGAFVCIYAGHLLTEAKANEGGQDAGDEYFADLDYIEVAEQLKEGYESDVERADLDHEDDNYGPDAEDDDDFRPNNYYQKKKEKLRSSRSNSSSTQNTELDSQERTVISFNPNTDLDETVRENSVRRFFGKDQTPFIMDAKTTGNLGRYFNHSCSPNLFVQNVFVDTHDLRFPWVGFFASSHIRSGTELTWNYNYEVGVVPNKVLYCQCGAQNCRVRLL; from the exons ATGGCTTCGGAGTCCGCTGCCATGGACATTTTGGACAGCGCAGAAGCATCTTTGAATGTGGCTCCGACCGCTTTGGTGGAGAAGGAAAAAAAGGTGCAGCCGGCAACCGACGAGACAACACCggagaaaaaagcaaaaatggAAATAGATGCTGAAATGAAGGACTTGACTAATGACATTCCCAATTCGAGAAAGTCTCAAGAAAAGGATCCAGATGCACTTGAGGACGCCAAGGATCCCGAAGCTGACAGTAGCATTGAGTTGCTGTGTAGCCCTACTCCCGCAGAGGCTACAGATGTAGATGCAATGGCCTCAAAAACCGAATCGGACAACAGCGTGGAGCTCCTCGAAAGCCCCCTCAAATCGCCTTCCTCAAACGATGTTAACGATGAAGAGTTGTTGCCACTTGAAGAGAAGGAAAAACCAGGCCCCGCAAAGGAGTTGGAGCCAAAAGAAAGTGAACCCGACAGCAAGGAAAGCAGCAAAAGTGAAGCGTTGGCTGACAGCAGCATTGAACTAATAAGCAGTCCCACTTCGGATGACTCGCTTGcaaaggagaaggaggtggaggtgaAGGAGGAACACGGACAGCAAGCTGAAGCTCAGGTGCTGCAAGAGATTCCACGGAAAGCTGACGACAGTTTCAAACTGCAGGATGATATAGCTATGGAAGAAGATGTACCAGTTCCAAGATCGAAAGCAATGCAAGAATCCAAGGAAACCCAAAAAACTTCCAAAACTACAACTAAGCTGGAGCCGCTTGTCGATTCCATCAAGGATGCAATAGAAG ATCTAGAAATAGGTAGCCCTCCAAAAGAAGCTGAGGAAAAGTCTAAAACCGACTTTGCCTGGGATGGGAGGATCTCTTACAACAAAGATTGCatcaactgcaactgcaagcGGCTAAAAAAGCAGTATGTGCTGGCGTGCGTGGCTATTCTGAACTTCTACAAGGTCCCGAGGAAGTTGAAAAGGTCGCAGTACGTTTGCCTGGACTGCTACGACACGGCCGTGGAAATGTACGAG gAATATGCTGGACTGCTGTTGGCAAAGCaaccgctgctgctgagggAATTTAAGCAGGAGCAGGCTGATTTTGTGACCCTGGACAgcagcgacgaggaggaggacgaaaAGACACCAG AAAAACCCGAGTTTTCCAAAAATGTTTTGGATCTGATCGAGAACGAACTGGAAGATGCCATTAAGAAGACGCTGAATAAGGTGGAATTTTCAAATCAATTCAACTGGTCCAAAACTATCCTTCAAGCCAAAATTGAGCGATTGGCAAAGGAGTTCGAGGAGGTGGATTTACAGCTGGCCCAGGTCCAAGGCTTGGCTGACAAAATGCACTGCTCCGTGTACAACTCATGCCAGGTAGTTCACAAACAATTGCCTCCTCTGGATCTCCATCAAAATATCTGCCCTAGTGATTATAAA CGCCTGCAGCAACTGCCAGCTGCTGGTGATATCGTGCGGCCCCCGATCAAAATTGGGGAGACCTACTACGCCGTCAAGAACAAGGCCATTGCTAGCTGGGTATCTGTAAGTGTGATGGAGATCTGCGACACCACCACCGGCGGAGGTGTCACCGTGAAGGCCTATAAGATCAAGTATCAGCACATGCCATATCCGATGATGAAGACGGTGGCGGCCAAGCACTTGGCCTATTTTGATCCGCCGACAGTGCGTCTGCCCATCG GTACACGCGTGATCGCATTCTTTGATGGCACATTGGTAGGTGGCAAAGAGAAGGGCGTGGTGCAGAGTGCTTTCTATCCGGGCATCATTGCCGAGCCCCTGAAGCAAAACAATCGCTTTCGCTACCTGATATTTTACGACGACGGCTACACCCAGTATGTGCATCACAGCGATGTACGTCTGGTGTGCCAGGCATCCGAAAAGGTGTGGGAGGATGTACATCCCGCCTCGCGCGATTTTATCCAGAAGTACGTGGAGAGATATGCGGTGGATAGGCCCATGGTGCAATGCACCAAAGGACAAAGCATGAACACCGAGTCGAACGGCACCTGGCTGTACGCCCGAGTCATTGAAGTCGACTGCAGCCTGGTGCTGATGCAGTTCGAGGCTGACAAGAACCACACGGAATGGATCTATCGCGGCTCGCTGCGCCTGGCTCCCGTCTTCAAGGAGACCCAGAATTCTCTGAATGCCGACTGTGCCATCCACCAGATGAGGGTCCCAAGG CGCACGGAACCGTTCATACGTTACACCAAGGAGATGGAGTCCAGCAACATGCAGGTGGATCAACAGATACGTGCCATAGCCCGCAAAAGCACTTCGAAATCAGGTTCGCCTGCATCAACTGCAGCACCTCCAACTGgatcatcctcatcctccgcTGTCCGTCACCTGAACAACTCCACCATTTACGTGGACGATGACACCCGTCCCAAGGGTCAGGTGGTGCACTTCACGGCAAAGCGTAATATGCCGCCGAAGATATTCAAGAGCCACAAATGCAATCCGGGCTGTCCCTTCCCGATGATGCACCGTTTGGACAGCTACAGTCCGCTGTCCAAGCCACTACTGTCAGGATGGGAGCGCATGTTTATGAAGCAGAAGACCAAGCGGACTGTCGTCTATCGCGGTCCCTGTGGCCGGAATCTGCGCAACATGGCCGAAGTGCACACCTATCTGCGGCTAACCAATAATGTCCTGAATGTAGACAACTTTGATTTCACTCCCGATCTGCGCTGCCTGGCCGAATACTACATAGAATCGACCATCGTCAAGGAGGCGGACATCTCCAAGGGGCAGGAGAAGATGGCGATACCTCTAGTCAACTACTACGACAACACTCTGCCGCCGCCCTGCGAATATGCCAAACAGCGCATTCCAACCGAGGGCGTGAACCTGAATCTCGAAGAGGAGTTCCTTGTGTGCTGCGATTGTGAGGATGATTGTTCG GACAAAGAGTCGTGCGCCTGCTGGCAGCTGACCGTGACCGGCGTCAGGTACTGCAATCCCAAGAAGCCCATTGAAGAGATCGGTTACCAGTACAAGCGTCTGCACGAGGGCGTACTGACGGGCATCTACGAGTGCAACTCACGCTGTAAATGTAAGAAGAATTGCTTGAACCGCGTGGTCCAGCACTCGCTGGAGATGAAGCTGCAGGTATTCAAAACCTCCAACCGTGGCTGGGGACTACGCTGTGTCAACGACATTCCCAAAGGCGCTTTCGTGTGCATCTATGCCGGTCACTTGCTGACGGAGGCGAAGGCCAATGAGGGCGGTCAGGATGCGGGGGACGAATACTTTGCCGATCTCGACTACATTGAGGTGGCCGAGCAGCTGAAGGAGGGCTATGAGTCGGACGTGGAGCGCGCGGATCTGGACCACGAAGATGACAACTACGGCCCCGATGCAGAGGACGACGATGACTTTCGACCCAACAACTATTAtcagaagaagaaggaaaagcTGCGCTCCTcacgcagcaacagcagcagcacgcaGAACACCGAATTGGACTCGCAAGAACGGACAGTAATTAGCTTCAATCCAAACACTGATCTGGATGAAACAGTGCGTGAAAACTCTGTGCGCCGCTTCTTTGGCAAAGACCAGACCCCCTTCATCATGGACGCGAAGACAACTGGCAATTTGGGACGCTACTTCAAT CATTCGTGCAGCCCCAATCTGTTTGTTCAGAATGTCTTTGTAGATACCCACGATCTGCGTTTCCCCTGGGTCGGCTTCTTCGCGTCCTCGCACATTCGCTCTGGCACAGAGCTGACCTGGAACTACAACTACGAGGTAGGCGTGGTCCCCAACAAGGTTCTCTATTGCCAGTGCGGTGCCCAGAACTGTCGAGTGCGTCTGCTCTAA